The following are from one region of the Francisella opportunistica genome:
- the gap gene encoding type I glyceraldehyde-3-phosphate dehydrogenase, with translation MRVAINGFGRIGRLAFRQMFGKDNIEIVAINDLTNPKMLAHLLKYDSAQGRFSKAAVTTAKENSIVVGGKEIKIYAEADATKLPWGELGVDVVLECTGFYATKAKSQAHIDAGAKKVVISAPAGNDLPTVVYNVNHDILKAEDKVISAASCTTNCLAPMAKTLHQLANIEKGFMTTIHAYTGDQNTLDGPHRKDDLRRARAAAVNIVPNSTGAAKAIGLVIPELAGKLDGAAQRVPVATGSLTELVAVVSKNVTAEEVNAAMKAAANESFGYTEEELVSSDIIGISEGSLFDATQTKVTSLGDKSLVKVISWYDNEMSYTNQMVRVVEYFGAL, from the coding sequence ATGAGAGTTGCAATTAATGGTTTCGGTAGAATTGGTCGTTTAGCATTTCGTCAAATGTTTGGTAAAGATAACATTGAGATTGTAGCGATTAATGATTTAACAAATCCAAAGATGTTAGCACACTTATTGAAATATGATTCTGCTCAAGGTAGATTCTCAAAAGCAGCTGTAACAACAGCAAAAGAAAACTCTATAGTTGTAGGTGGTAAAGAAATAAAAATATATGCTGAAGCAGATGCTACTAAATTACCTTGGGGTGAATTAGGTGTTGATGTTGTATTAGAGTGTACTGGTTTTTATGCTACAAAAGCTAAATCACAAGCTCATATAGATGCTGGTGCTAAAAAAGTAGTGATTTCTGCTCCAGCTGGAAATGATCTTCCAACCGTTGTTTATAATGTTAACCATGATATTTTAAAAGCAGAAGACAAAGTAATTTCTGCAGCCTCATGCACGACAAATTGTTTAGCACCGATGGCAAAAACTCTTCATCAATTAGCAAACATTGAGAAAGGGTTTATGACAACTATTCATGCTTACACTGGTGATCAAAATACCCTAGATGGTCCACATAGAAAAGATGACCTGCGCCGTGCTCGTGCTGCTGCTGTGAATATCGTACCAAACTCAACTGGTGCTGCTAAAGCTATTGGACTGGTAATTCCTGAACTAGCTGGTAAATTAGATGGAGCGGCACAAAGAGTACCTGTGGCTACTGGTTCGCTAACAGAATTGGTAGCAGTAGTATCTAAAAATGTCACAGCAGAAGAAGTTAATGCTGCTATGAAGGCTGCTGCAAATGAATCATTTGGTTATACAGAAGAAGAGCTAGTGTCTAGTGATATCATAGGGATCTCTGAAGGTTCATTATTCGATGCAACTCAAACTAAAGTTACTTCACTAGGTGATAAGTCTCTAGTTAAAGTGATATCTTGGTATGATAATGAGATGTCTTATACAAATCAAATGGTTAGAGTAGTAGAGTACTTCGGAGCTCTATAA
- a CDS encoding phosphoglycerate kinase: MSFLTLKDVDLKAKKVLVRVDFNVPVKDGKVTSKVRIEAAIPTIQYILDQGGAVILMSHLGRPVEGECDPQFSLEPVAEALSQIINKPVKFAKDWLDGVDVKAGEIVMCENVRFNNGEKKSAEDLSKKIASLGDVFVMDAFATAHRAQASTYGVAKYIPVACAGILLTNEIRALEKALKSPKKPMAAIVGGSKVSTKLSVLHNLLDKVEILIVGGGIANTFIKAEGYNVGNSLYEQDLVAEARDILAKAKNLGVNIPVPVDVRVAKEFSENAAAVTKKVSDVAADEIILDIGPITEKNIAELLKSANTILWNGPVGVFEFDNFAAGTKALSLAIAQSGAFSVAGGGDTIAAIEKFGIKDQVSYISTAGGAFLEFLEGKKLPAVEVLKEKAAR, translated from the coding sequence ATGAGTTTTCTAACATTAAAAGATGTTGATTTAAAAGCTAAGAAAGTTCTTGTTCGTGTTGATTTTAATGTACCTGTTAAAGATGGTAAGGTTACAAGTAAGGTTAGAATTGAGGCGGCTATTCCGACTATTCAATATATTTTAGATCAAGGTGGTGCAGTCATCTTAATGTCTCACCTTGGGCGTCCTGTTGAAGGTGAGTGCGATCCACAGTTTTCTCTAGAGCCAGTAGCAGAAGCTTTGTCTCAAATTATCAATAAGCCGGTTAAGTTTGCTAAAGACTGGTTAGATGGTGTTGATGTTAAAGCTGGTGAAATTGTTATGTGTGAAAATGTACGCTTTAACAACGGTGAGAAAAAATCAGCTGAAGATTTATCTAAAAAGATTGCAAGCTTAGGCGATGTCTTTGTAATGGATGCCTTTGCTACAGCACATAGGGCACAAGCTTCTACTTACGGTGTGGCTAAATATATACCAGTTGCCTGTGCCGGAATACTACTAACTAATGAAATCCGAGCGCTAGAAAAAGCTTTGAAATCGCCTAAAAAACCAATGGCGGCAATAGTTGGGGGATCTAAGGTTTCAACTAAGCTATCAGTGTTGCATAACCTTCTTGATAAGGTTGAGATTCTTATTGTTGGTGGTGGTATTGCCAATACTTTCATAAAAGCAGAAGGGTATAATGTTGGTAATTCATTATATGAACAAGATCTTGTCGCTGAAGCAAGAGATATTTTAGCCAAAGCTAAAAATCTAGGAGTTAATATTCCTGTACCAGTTGATGTAAGAGTAGCTAAGGAATTTAGTGAAAATGCAGCGGCTGTCACTAAAAAAGTCTCTGATGTTGCTGCTGATGAGATAATTTTAGATATAGGTCCAATAACTGAAAAGAATATTGCTGAACTGCTAAAATCAGCAAATACTATCTTATGGAATGGTCCTGTTGGAGTATTTGAGTTTGATAATTTTGCCGCAGGAACAAAGGCTTTATCTTTGGCTATAGCACAGTCGGGTGCTTTTTCAGTAGCTGGTGGTGGTGATACTATTGCTGCGATAGAAAAATTTGGCATCAAAGATCAAGTTTCTTATATATCAACAGCTGGTGGAGCATTCCTAGAGTTTCTTGAGGGTAAAAAATTACCAGCTGTAGAGGTACTTAAAGAAAAAGCAGCTAGGTAA
- the pyk gene encoding pyruvate kinase: MRRTKILATLGPASESREALTEMIRAGVNAVRCNFSHGSAEDHRKRVELIRQIAKEQDTYVGILADLQGPKIRLSKFKNGSVAIKKGQKFTLDADLGVGDGDENNVGIDYKELIQDVKKGDILLVDDGKIVLEVDSVKGNKAVTKVVVGGKVSNNKGINKKGGGLTAPALTEKDKEDIKIAAMLQVDFLAVSFVRDGKDMEYARQLVHEAGWKPAMVAKIERAEAVLEDNLKSIIDASDLVMVARGDLAVEIGDENVPTVQKLIISTARRNEKGSITATQMMESMIENSSPTRAEASDVANAVFDGTDAVMLSAETAVGKYPVETISAMSRICESAERSKYTHISKKQKIADCDRIDHAVSVAAVKIANDIGAKGLIVLTEGGNTSRWMSRINTDLPIFALSRNATTLGAMTLFRGVVPIYFDSTRMSKLYVNRSASMELEDRKLAKNGDIFVLTSGDSMGVHGSTNKIKVIIAGQVR; the protein is encoded by the coding sequence ATGAGAAGAACGAAAATTTTAGCTACTCTTGGTCCTGCAAGTGAGTCAAGAGAAGCTTTAACAGAAATGATTAGAGCTGGAGTTAACGCAGTCAGATGTAATTTCTCACACGGCTCTGCTGAAGATCATCGTAAGCGAGTTGAGCTGATTCGTCAGATTGCTAAAGAGCAAGATACTTATGTTGGTATATTAGCTGATCTACAGGGACCAAAAATTAGATTATCAAAATTTAAAAATGGTTCTGTAGCGATTAAAAAAGGTCAAAAGTTTACACTTGATGCTGATCTTGGAGTTGGTGATGGTGATGAGAATAATGTAGGTATTGACTATAAGGAGCTCATTCAGGATGTAAAAAAAGGCGATATACTACTTGTAGATGATGGCAAAATTGTCTTAGAAGTTGACTCTGTAAAAGGAAACAAAGCAGTCACTAAAGTTGTGGTTGGTGGTAAAGTTTCTAACAATAAAGGTATCAATAAGAAAGGTGGTGGACTTACAGCACCTGCTCTTACTGAGAAAGACAAAGAAGATATAAAAATAGCAGCAATGCTGCAAGTGGATTTCTTGGCAGTATCATTTGTCAGAGATGGTAAGGATATGGAGTATGCGCGTCAGCTTGTCCATGAAGCTGGTTGGAAGCCTGCTATGGTGGCTAAAATTGAGCGAGCAGAAGCTGTATTAGAAGATAATCTTAAGAGTATCATTGATGCTTCTGATCTTGTAATGGTGGCGCGTGGTGATTTGGCTGTTGAAATTGGTGATGAGAATGTGCCAACTGTACAGAAGCTTATCATTAGTACAGCTAGAAGAAATGAAAAAGGCTCTATTACAGCAACACAAATGATGGAATCGATGATAGAAAACTCATCACCAACTCGTGCTGAAGCCTCTGATGTTGCCAATGCTGTATTCGATGGTACAGATGCTGTGATGTTGTCAGCTGAAACAGCAGTGGGTAAATATCCTGTTGAGACAATTTCTGCGATGTCAAGAATATGTGAGTCAGCTGAGAGAAGTAAGTATACACATATTTCTAAAAAGCAAAAGATAGCTGATTGTGATAGGATTGATCACGCGGTATCTGTTGCAGCAGTTAAAATCGCTAATGATATTGGTGCAAAAGGATTAATTGTTTTGACTGAAGGTGGTAATACTTCACGCTGGATGTCACGTATCAATACTGATTTACCTATTTTTGCATTATCGCGAAATGCTACAACTTTAGGTGCTATGACTTTATTTAGAGGGGTGGTACCAATATATTTTGATTCAACTAGGATGTCTAAACTATATGTAAATAGATCAGCTTCTATGGAACTAGAAGACAGGAAGCTAGCTAAAAATGGTGATATTTTTGTTCTTACTAGTGGCGATAGTATGGGTGTTCATGGGAGCACTAATAAGATTAAAGTAATAATTGCAGGTCAGGTAAGATAA
- the fba gene encoding class II fructose-bisphosphate aldolase (catalyzes the reversible aldol condensation of dihydroxyacetonephosphate and glyceraldehyde 3-phosphate in the Calvin cycle, glycolysis, and/or gluconeogenesis): protein MALVSLRQLLDHAAEHGYGLPAFNVNNLEQVRAVMEAADKVNSPVILQGSAGARKYAGASFIRHLVLAAIEEYPHIPVCMHQDHGTSPSVCQRSIQLGFSSVMMDGSLKSDGKTPSDYEYNVNVTKTVSEMAHACGVSVEGELGCLGSLETGQAGEEDGVGAEGTLTMDQLLTDPEEASDFVRKTKVDALAIAIGTSHGAYKFTKPPTGDVLSIKRVKEIHARIPHTHLVMHGSSSVPQDWLEVINTYGGAMGETYGVPVEEIVEAIKYGVRKVNIDTDLRMAATGAVRRFLAENPAEFDPRKYNAVAKTAMSEICKARYEAFGSAGMASKIKPISLEAMFQRYESGELDPVVK, encoded by the coding sequence ATGGCTTTAGTTTCATTACGTCAACTATTGGATCATGCTGCTGAGCATGGTTATGGATTACCAGCTTTTAATGTCAATAATCTTGAGCAGGTTAGGGCTGTTATGGAAGCTGCAGATAAGGTTAATTCACCGGTTATTTTACAAGGTTCTGCTGGTGCAAGAAAGTATGCAGGTGCGTCTTTTATTAGACATTTGGTTTTAGCTGCGATAGAAGAATATCCGCATATACCAGTGTGTATGCACCAAGATCATGGTACATCTCCATCAGTTTGCCAAAGATCTATACAACTAGGCTTTTCATCAGTAATGATGGATGGTTCTTTAAAATCAGATGGCAAAACTCCATCGGATTACGAGTATAATGTCAATGTTACAAAAACTGTATCTGAAATGGCTCATGCTTGTGGTGTATCAGTTGAGGGTGAGCTAGGTTGTCTTGGTTCATTAGAAACAGGTCAAGCTGGTGAAGAAGACGGAGTTGGTGCTGAAGGTACTTTAACCATGGATCAGTTACTTACAGATCCGGAAGAAGCAAGTGACTTTGTTAGAAAAACTAAAGTCGATGCTTTAGCTATAGCTATTGGTACTTCTCATGGTGCTTACAAATTCACTAAGCCACCTACAGGTGATGTATTATCTATAAAAAGAGTAAAAGAAATTCATGCGCGAATTCCTCATACTCATTTAGTAATGCACGGCTCATCTTCTGTGCCACAAGACTGGCTAGAAGTTATTAACACTTATGGCGGTGCTATGGGAGAGACTTATGGTGTGCCCGTAGAAGAAATCGTTGAGGCTATTAAGTATGGTGTACGTAAGGTAAATATTGATACAGACCTACGTATGGCTGCAACTGGTGCTGTGAGAAGATTTTTAGCTGAGAACCCGGCTGAATTTGATCCGCGTAAATATAATGCAGTAGCTAAAACAGCAATGTCAGAAATTTGCAAAGCTAGATATGAAGCATTTGGTAGTGCTGGTATGGCTAGTAAGATCAAGCCTATTTCACTTGAGGCAATGTTCCAGCGCTATGAGAGTGGTGAACTAGACCCAGTTGTTAAATAA
- a CDS encoding trehalase family glycosidase, with protein MSNNQKPLIQLSGELFEAVQLQPCFEDSKYFVDMTPKKCPNEILDNYKKIKKARNFNLKSFIEKNFDPPVLERTFDNTNKRYLQQHIKQMWRFLYQSSDKQNSLSSLIYLPKSYIVPGGRFREVYYWDCYFTCEGLQADSEIQIIQDIADNFAYLINKLGFVPNANRKYYLTRSQPPLFYLIVNILYKELGISAIKKYLPILEKEYSFWMNTKRNINGLNRYWDESDTPRPESYREDIEHAKDIENKSKFYRNIRAACESGWDFSSRWFAQKDDFSTIQTIDILPVDLNCYLYGLENSLGKWLTEISKQQKAEKYLTLAEHRKNLIQTKFWCYKKEFFYDINHITNKLSKTISLAGITPLFLNIATNQQAEKVAKLIKSDFLTEYGLITTLTNTAQQWDSPNGWAPLHFEAVIGLRNYGFDRLAKTIAKRFINTVNAKFKQTGKIREKYDVINPEKKAGGGEYIVQDGFGWTNGVIASFIKMYNL; from the coding sequence ATGTCTAATAATCAAAAACCATTAATACAATTATCAGGTGAACTTTTTGAAGCAGTACAACTTCAGCCATGTTTTGAAGATTCAAAATATTTTGTTGATATGACTCCAAAAAAATGTCCTAATGAAATTCTCGATAATTATAAAAAAATAAAAAAAGCAAGAAATTTTAATCTTAAGTCTTTCATTGAAAAAAACTTTGACCCTCCTGTTTTAGAAAGAACGTTTGATAATACAAATAAAAGATATTTGCAACAGCATATAAAACAAATGTGGCGTTTTTTATACCAATCATCTGATAAACAAAATTCTTTAAGCTCTCTTATATATTTACCTAAATCCTATATAGTTCCCGGAGGCAGGTTTAGAGAGGTTTACTATTGGGACTGCTACTTTACTTGTGAAGGTCTACAAGCTGATAGTGAAATTCAAATAATCCAAGATATAGCTGATAACTTTGCTTACCTTATAAATAAATTAGGATTTGTACCAAATGCTAATAGAAAATATTATCTAACCCGTTCGCAACCACCTTTATTCTATCTAATTGTTAATATTTTATATAAAGAATTAGGAATATCTGCTATCAAAAAGTATTTACCAATTCTAGAAAAAGAGTATTCATTTTGGATGAATACCAAAAGAAATATAAATGGACTAAATAGATACTGGGACGAATCAGATACACCAAGACCTGAATCTTACAGAGAAGATATTGAGCATGCTAAAGATATAGAAAATAAATCTAAATTCTACCGTAATATTCGTGCAGCTTGCGAATCAGGATGGGATTTTTCTAGTAGGTGGTTTGCCCAGAAAGATGATTTTAGTACAATTCAAACAATAGATATTCTACCTGTTGATTTAAATTGTTATTTATACGGTTTAGAAAATTCACTTGGAAAATGGCTAACTGAAATCTCAAAGCAACAAAAAGCTGAGAAATATTTAACTCTAGCAGAGCATCGAAAAAATTTAATCCAAACTAAGTTTTGGTGTTATAAAAAAGAATTTTTCTACGATATAAATCATATAACTAATAAATTATCTAAAACCATAAGCTTAGCAGGAATAACACCTTTATTTCTAAATATTGCAACAAATCAACAAGCTGAGAAAGTTGCTAAGCTAATAAAAAGTGACTTTCTAACCGAATATGGACTTATTACGACTCTTACAAATACAGCACAACAATGGGATTCTCCAAACGGCTGGGCACCCTTACATTTTGAAGCTGTCATAGGTTTAAGAAACTATGGCTTTGATAGACTTGCAAAGACTATTGCAAAAAGGTTTATAAATACTGTTAATGCAAAGTTTAAACAAACTGGAAAAATCCGTGAAAAATATGATGTAATAAACCCAGAAAAAAAAGCAGGTGGTGGAGAGTATATAGTCCAGGATGGTTTTGGCTGGACTAATGGAGTAATCGCAAGCTTTATTAAAATGTATAACTTATAA
- the anmK gene encoding anhydro-N-acetylmuramic acid kinase AnmK, producing MSGTSLDGIDVALCKIKGCSLETDIKLVNFKTYPYPDDVLKDIKKAINLESSNSQLLCSLNFKLGIEYASAVKKIVEANRMSLKDIAFIASHGQTIYHQAKNNGNFIKSSLQLGDAATIAYECQTTVVSNFRAGDIAAGGDGAPLVPYVDYLLYRNNNKSRALHNIGGIANMTIIPKNANIDDIYAFDTGPGNMMINRAVEILFNKDYDKDGDIAAKGRVIPDMLQELLENQYLELKPPKTTGRELFGTEYTDIIINKYKSNRPEDIVHTLTIFTAESIAISYKKFVFGKYKLDQIIFAGGGAYNKFLIKAISDLVNVEVLTFEDIGESSNAKEAIAFAVLGNETLHKNYNNIPSATGAKSRVILGQINFY from the coding sequence ATGTCTGGGACATCGTTAGATGGTATAGATGTAGCACTATGTAAAATAAAAGGTTGTAGCTTAGAAACTGATATTAAATTAGTGAATTTTAAAACATATCCATATCCTGATGATGTTCTTAAAGACATTAAAAAAGCAATCAATTTAGAGAGTAGTAATTCTCAGTTGTTATGTAGTCTTAATTTTAAACTCGGTATTGAATACGCTAGTGCAGTAAAAAAAATAGTAGAAGCTAATCGTATGAGCTTAAAAGATATCGCGTTTATAGCTAGCCATGGACAGACTATTTATCATCAGGCAAAGAATAATGGGAACTTTATTAAATCTTCGTTACAGTTAGGTGATGCTGCAACTATTGCTTACGAATGTCAAACAACAGTAGTGTCAAATTTTCGCGCTGGCGACATAGCTGCTGGAGGTGATGGTGCACCACTTGTTCCTTACGTTGACTACCTATTATATAGAAATAACAACAAATCACGAGCTTTGCATAATATAGGTGGAATAGCTAACATGACTATCATTCCAAAAAATGCAAATATTGATGACATATATGCTTTTGATACTGGACCTGGAAATATGATGATAAATAGAGCAGTAGAGATCTTGTTTAATAAAGACTATGATAAAGATGGTGACATTGCTGCAAAAGGTAGAGTTATTCCTGATATGTTACAAGAGCTTCTAGAAAATCAATATTTAGAGCTAAAACCTCCAAAAACTACTGGTAGGGAGCTGTTTGGAACTGAGTATACAGATATTATTATAAATAAATATAAAAGTAATAGGCCTGAGGACATTGTTCATACTTTAACAATCTTTACTGCCGAGAGTATTGCTATCTCATATAAAAAGTTTGTTTTTGGCAAATATAAACTAGATCAAATTATATTCGCAGGTGGCGGAGCATATAATAAGTTCTTAATAAAAGCTATTTCAGATTTAGTTAATGTTGAGGTTTTAACATTTGAAGATATTGGTGAGAGTAGTAATGCAAAAGAGGCTATAGCCTTTGCTGTATTAGGTAATGAAACTCTTCATAAAAACTATAATAATATACCATCTGCAACCGGAGCAAAAAGTAGAGTTATATTAGGCCAGATAAATTTTTATTAA